From a single Natronorubrum tibetense GA33 genomic region:
- a CDS encoding amino acid permease codes for MTKDLERDLGLFAVIAISMGAMIGSGIFILPGVAMAEAGPAVILAFVIAAILVVPAALSIAELGTAMPEAGGDYVFIERGLGPTFGTIAGLGTWLMLMLKGSLALYGGMFYINFVYELPTWDLAVPAVESTLTIPGVRALGITFAIVLIAVNLFGVKQTGGLQLIMVIVMLAILSAFVAGSIIQVEGANFDGFFDEGIDGILSATALVLVSYAGVTKVAAVAEEIENPGRNLPLGLLVSLIATAFLYALLVFVLVGVVEGEALTGTEEPMAEATELLFGEVTIWGGLPLGTLAVGAIVLAALLALISTANAGILTASRYPLALSRDNLFLDKFEYIHPRFSTPFVAILTTGAIIIFIVATQEVDEIAKMAGAFQILVYILVCGALIAFRERDLEWYNPDFHTPGYPWVQLFGIFSGIFIISQMDVQEIVGSIVIVIFGFVWFRWYAKDKVEREGVAKGLARREASKQFVRDTEAQLEEGADSPQPARATDQYELLIPIRQDVSREQEDALIQMAAPIVSRRNGRIRVVRFDEVPDQVPLDTAAEEVSEADIEFEERTDELVRYLEVPVEVGEIVSHDTRHAVVNFADRTGADLILARQEATSRLGTLFGRDTDWIMDHAPCDVVFVQHEQRVQVDEIAIVTDRSPFNDPLKVELADAMADVLGARIRFCYAVSENAPEELTETIEEYHDELDDLCTVPVESTIVRANDSVEGLSRALESSDIVILSTVTHRRLPDLVIEQRSDRLAAAIDQPVLLVHSKQTRRGSFLRPILDRVLFD; via the coding sequence ATGACGAAGGATCTCGAGCGAGACCTGGGGTTGTTCGCCGTAATCGCGATCAGCATGGGGGCGATGATTGGGAGCGGGATCTTCATCCTCCCCGGCGTCGCGATGGCCGAAGCGGGACCGGCCGTGATCCTCGCATTCGTGATCGCCGCAATTTTGGTCGTGCCGGCGGCACTGAGTATCGCCGAACTCGGCACGGCGATGCCCGAAGCGGGCGGTGACTACGTCTTCATCGAGCGCGGGCTTGGACCGACGTTCGGGACCATTGCGGGCCTCGGGACGTGGCTCATGCTGATGCTCAAAGGATCGCTCGCGCTCTACGGCGGTATGTTCTACATCAACTTCGTCTACGAACTTCCGACGTGGGATCTCGCCGTTCCCGCGGTCGAATCGACGCTCACGATACCCGGTGTCCGTGCGCTCGGAATTACGTTCGCGATCGTGCTCATCGCGGTCAACCTCTTCGGGGTCAAACAGACCGGTGGGCTCCAGCTAATCATGGTCATCGTCATGCTCGCGATCCTCTCGGCGTTCGTCGCCGGCTCGATAATCCAGGTCGAAGGCGCGAACTTCGACGGCTTCTTCGACGAAGGAATCGACGGGATCCTCAGCGCGACGGCGCTCGTGCTGGTCTCCTACGCCGGCGTGACGAAAGTCGCCGCCGTCGCCGAAGAGATCGAGAACCCCGGCCGGAACCTCCCGCTCGGCCTGCTCGTCTCGCTGATCGCCACGGCCTTTCTCTACGCTCTACTCGTGTTCGTCCTCGTCGGCGTCGTCGAAGGGGAGGCGCTGACCGGCACGGAGGAGCCGATGGCCGAGGCCACGGAGCTCCTCTTCGGTGAGGTGACGATCTGGGGCGGCCTCCCACTCGGGACGCTCGCCGTCGGTGCGATCGTCCTCGCTGCCCTGCTCGCCCTCATCAGCACCGCCAACGCGGGGATCTTGACCGCCTCTCGCTACCCGCTCGCGCTCAGCCGCGACAACCTCTTCCTCGACAAGTTCGAGTACATCCACCCCCGGTTCTCGACGCCGTTCGTCGCCATCCTCACCACCGGTGCGATCATCATCTTCATCGTCGCCACCCAGGAGGTCGACGAGATCGCCAAGATGGCCGGCGCGTTCCAAATTCTCGTCTATATCCTCGTCTGCGGAGCGCTGATCGCCTTCCGCGAACGCGATCTCGAGTGGTACAACCCCGACTTCCACACGCCGGGCTACCCCTGGGTCCAGCTGTTCGGGATCTTCTCGGGAATTTTCATTATCTCTCAGATGGACGTTCAGGAGATCGTCGGCTCGATCGTGATCGTGATCTTCGGCTTCGTCTGGTTTCGCTGGTACGCCAAGGACAAGGTCGAACGCGAAGGCGTTGCCAAGGGACTCGCCCGTCGCGAAGCCAGCAAGCAGTTCGTTCGCGACACCGAAGCACAGCTCGAGGAAGGAGCGGACTCCCCACAACCTGCCCGCGCTACCGACCAGTACGAACTGCTGATTCCGATCCGGCAAGACGTCTCTCGCGAACAGGAGGACGCCCTGATCCAGATGGCCGCCCCGATCGTCAGCCGGCGCAATGGACGGATTCGCGTGGTCCGTTTCGATGAGGTCCCCGATCAGGTGCCCCTCGATACGGCCGCCGAGGAGGTTTCAGAGGCCGACATCGAGTTCGAAGAGCGAACCGACGAACTCGTCCGCTACCTCGAGGTGCCCGTCGAGGTCGGCGAGATCGTCAGTCACGACACGCGACACGCGGTCGTCAACTTCGCCGACCGAACTGGCGCGGACCTCATCCTCGCCCGTCAGGAGGCGACCAGCCGCCTCGGGACCCTCTTCGGTCGGGACACCGACTGGATCATGGACCACGCGCCCTGCGACGTCGTCTTCGTCCAGCACGAACAGCGGGTGCAGGTCGACGAGATCGCCATCGTCACGGATCGGAGCCCGTTTAACGATCCGCTCAAGGTCGAACTCGCGGACGCGATGGCGGATGTCCTCGGCGCACGCATCCGGTTTTGCTACGCTGTTTCCGAGAACGCTCCCGAGGAGCTCACCGAGACGATCGAGGAGTACCACGACGAACTCGACGACCTCTGTACGGTCCCCGTCGAGTCGACCATCGTTCGAGCGAATGACTCTGTCGAGGGGCTCTCGCGGGCGCTCGAGTCTTCCGACATCGTCATCCTGAGTACGGTGACTCACCGTCGCTTGCCCGATCTGGTCATCGAACAGCGATCCGATCGCCTCGCCGCGGCAATCGACCAGCCGGTGTTGCTCGTCCACTCCAAGCAAACGCGTCGGGGCTCGTT